In Bacillus cytotoxicus NVH 391-98, the following are encoded in one genomic region:
- the yfkAB gene encoding radical SAM/CxCxxxxC motif protein YfkAB: MSISQTMKPITPSYDPWEAYMDLEEYGKLLLTNVEFTTTTLCNMRCEHCAVGYTLQPKDPNPLPMELLLKRLDEVPHLRSLSITGGEPMMSKKSVDNYVTPLLKYAHERGVRTQINSNLTIDLARYEQIIPYLDVLHISHNWGTIDDFVEGGFAMMARKPTYEQRAKLFERMITNSKALSDAGVIVSAETMLNKRTLPHIENIHRQIVGEMGCKRHEIHPMYPSDFASNLEILTKAEIRSAIEHLLAIRDENVWMLFGTLPFYACSDDERDLATLKKLHESKNVTVRNDPDGRSRLNVNIFDGNIIVTDFGDIPVLGNVQTNTLQEAYDKWYSSKTAKSLSCHCPAVKCLGPNILVKNSYYQNEDFLTKKAKITL, from the coding sequence ATGAGTATATCACAAACAATGAAGCCGATTACTCCTTCTTACGATCCATGGGAAGCGTATATGGACCTTGAAGAGTACGGCAAATTACTATTAACAAACGTTGAGTTTACAACGACAACGTTATGCAATATGCGCTGTGAACATTGCGCTGTTGGGTACACACTGCAACCTAAAGATCCAAATCCGCTTCCAATGGAGCTTTTATTAAAACGATTAGATGAGGTGCCTCATTTACGTTCTCTAAGCATCACTGGTGGAGAACCTATGATGTCAAAAAAATCCGTCGACAACTATGTAACACCACTCTTAAAATATGCCCATGAACGAGGCGTTCGCACTCAAATTAATTCAAACCTAACTATAGATTTAGCCCGTTACGAACAAATTATTCCTTATTTAGATGTGTTGCATATTTCACATAACTGGGGAACGATTGATGATTTCGTTGAAGGTGGTTTTGCAATGATGGCCCGCAAACCTACTTATGAACAACGTGCAAAACTGTTTGAGCGCATGATTACAAATAGTAAAGCTTTATCAGATGCCGGTGTTATCGTTTCCGCAGAAACAATGTTAAATAAACGTACATTACCACATATTGAAAACATTCATCGTCAAATTGTTGGAGAAATGGGATGTAAGCGTCATGAAATACATCCAATGTATCCAAGTGACTTTGCTAGCAATCTTGAAATTCTAACAAAAGCTGAAATCCGAAGCGCAATTGAACATCTATTAGCTATTCGGGATGAAAACGTATGGATGTTATTCGGAACGCTACCATTTTATGCATGTAGCGATGATGAACGTGATTTAGCTACTCTAAAAAAACTGCATGAGAGCAAAAATGTAACTGTTCGTAATGATCCAGATGGCCGCTCCCGCTTAAATGTAAATATCTTTGATGGCAATATTATCGTTACTGATTTTGGCGATATTCCCGTTCTCGGCAATGTACAAACAAATACATTACAAGAAGCATACGACAAATGGTACAGTTCCAAAACAGCAAAATCATTAAGCTGCCATTGTCCAGCTGTAAAATGCCTTGGTCCAAATATTCTTGTCAAAAATAGTTACTATCAAAATGAAGATTTCTTAACAAAAAAAGCGAAGATTACATTGTAA
- a CDS encoding SE1561 family protein: protein MGKAIHDKDSQLVYLKERLNMFIEVIDSIEPEEVELEDVDRLLAMLDELELKCEQFKKD from the coding sequence GTGGGAAAAGCAATTCATGATAAAGATTCGCAATTAGTATATTTAAAAGAACGTTTAAATATGTTCATTGAAGTAATCGATTCAATTGAACCAGAAGAAGTGGAATTAGAAGATGTAGATCGTCTTCTTGCAATGTTAGATGAATTAGAACTAAAATGTGAGCAATTTAAAAAAGATTAA